Genomic window (Electrophorus electricus isolate fEleEle1 chromosome 25, fEleEle1.pri, whole genome shotgun sequence):
TTCAAACTTTCGCCGGGTCACTGAATCGTTTCTTCCAACGACGTGCCAAAGGGCAGTAATAATTCAACTTCACcgtgcaattttttttaaagctcccGTATGGCGCAGACGTTCACTGGACACAGAAAGCGTTTAACGTTTTGACACAGCAGGGAGCTCGCGCAGCGCGTCCAAACGCGGCGTAAAGAGCTCCGGTCAGGGCGGCTACCGTCTACGGTCGCTTACTCGGCGTGCACGGAGGCTCCCGGTCACCGAACGGGGGGCGATACTCACCACTGCACGAGACAGGGCAGCTCCGCGGGTCGTGTTAGCTTGCCGGAGGCGACGCGCGAGACCGAGCAAACCCCGCTAACGGCGCCGTGAATTCCTCCGCGACCGTCCGCTTTTCATGACACTGCACCACGTGACTTACCTATCACGCGCGAGATCAATAACGCCTCGTTTGGCGATCGCGCACTAAGCCCAGCTTATTTCAGCTCGTGGAACTCAGCTGACTTGGAGGGGAAATAACGTCATCGGTTCCGGGAGTGGACGTAAGGGACCATCGAGAAGTGACGCGCAAAGCGAGCGAGGGATGTCTGTGGTGTGATAGTTTTTCGGGACATGGCAGCTCCCGTTACTCTTTAGACATCATACACCGCGCACACAGTGTGAAAACCGAACAGCGGCCGTTTAATCAAACCTCCCGGTACACACCGAGAGCGTGAACGCGCGAGCCGCTTCACACTCACGAGAGACACTATAGGACATGTAAAGGCTAAAGTAATCgaagcacacacaaatgatcTGAAAGCTCAAAAAATATTATCCAATATAAATAACTACAAAATGGAGGTGGTAATACCTAATTagttttttcaaatgtatttatttttaatttatggaTAGCACGAGACACTGTTAAGAAACATTCTAATCAAGACGGGCAATCGATTATTTCGGCCTTGGTCGTGGCGCACACATGGCTACTGGAGCCGTGTGGAGGCTGTCTCGCTGTTTCTTCTGGAAGAAAGCGCATAAAACAGCTTAGAATTCAGAAAGCAGGTCAGTGAGTTAGAAACAGAGTCGGTACATTTGTTTATAAGTGGCTTTGCATTATTAAGTGGGCAGTAGTTGACTGGTGTGCCGGTTATTTCGCTTGTATCCGTGTGCCACATGTGGGCTGTTGTGCTACTTTAGCTGGGTGGGCTTTCACCTGCGCTGCACGGGCGCCTTGCAACGCAACAGTCGGCTTTAACGCCGCTGCGCGTGTCAGCCAGGCGCGAGCCCCTATCCGGCTCGTCGAGGGCTGAGACCACCGAGCGCCGCGCGCGGTTTGCGTCCGGCCATGGGCTTGACCAGGCAGTACCTGCGCTACGCCGCCGGGCCCGTTTTCGGCGTGATCGCGAGCCCCAAAGCCAACGTCGCGTTCGTCACCCTGAGGGGCGGCGAAAGGGCGCGCTACGCAGCGGTGGGCGCGTGCGAGCAAGTCTTCGTGTGGGACTTGCGCACAGCCGAGAAGGTAAGGCAAACCGCACGTGAAACGTTGATGTGCACCAAAGTCATTTTTGTGCGTCACTGGCCGGATGGTCTCGAGATGCACCCGAATGTCCCTCCTAGGTTCTAGTCCTCGAGGGCAAGAAGCACGCGGTCACGTGCCTGCGCCCCTCTCCGGATGGCGTCCACCTCGCCGTCGGTTACGAGGACGGCAGCATACGCGTGTTCAGCCTGCGGAGCGGCGACAGCCACGTGTCGTTTAACGGACACAAGTCCGCCGTCAGCGTCATCCGCTACGACGACCTGGGCGCGCGGCTCGTCAGCGGCTCCAGGGTGAGACCCCGAAGCGGCGCGCGCAGGCGCGCGcgcttggtttgtttttctcttattGCTCCGCACGAGGACCCTGGTCTGAGACGCGTGCCCACGAAAACACTGACGAAGGAGCTGTTATTGTACAAATGCCTTATCAAGATGTTATGAGGACGATATGGGGGGAACCTTTATTTTCACAGCACTTCCTTGTAGTTTTAGAATCTCGATGTGTGTAGCAAGAACTAAACATTAACTGAACATTTACACGAGGACCATGAGGTGTGTGAAATAACATCCCGACACGTCCTGTGCGTAGGACACCGACGTGATCGTGTGGGATGTGATAAATGAGTGCGGTTTGTACAGACTCCGTGGGCACAAGGATGATGTCACACAGGCTCTGTTCCTAAATAAGAAGAACCTGCTGGTCACGAGGTCAGTCGCACTCCCTTCGCTTTTTATAATAACATCCAGAATTGcatcgtctctctctctctcacacgtacatgtacacacgtgtgctTCAGGAAGTTCCTCATGCTCTGACAGGTGAAGAAATGGATTCTGCACATTTGTTTGTCAGTTTGAAGTGAGAGTAATTGACTAGGTCAGAGTGAGTTGCGATCAGTCGTAATGTGTGCTGTACTCTCGGACCTCCAGCTCAAAGGACAGCTTTGTGAAGTGGTGGGACTTGGACACGCAGCACTGTTTTAAGACCATGGTGGGCCATCGCAGTGAGGTGAGAGGGTTTGGTTCCTGCTGGTACCTGGTTACCAAGTCAAACACCCCCCAAGCACGGTTTATTGAGATACTTCGTTCTGTAGTGGTCTGAAGTGCCATTTAATTTCTGATATGTTTGCATGCGCCATTGGGCCTGGGATTATGGGATTAAGCGTTttagtgtgtttgcatttgcttGGTTAGGTCTGGGGAATGGTTCTGTTGAACCAGGAGAACAGGTTACTGACAGGCTCAGCTGACAGCGAGCTCCGAGCCTGGGACATCAGCTACCTGGAGGAGGTGGGCAAACCTCTCTCAGCCTACGGGATCACATCGCATCACACTGTGTGCACGCTCTTCTACACTGTCCTCGTGTGTTTTGAAGAGACCGAGTGGCAGaaagtgtgaagtgtgttaGTTGTTTGGTGGTTGGACGCTGATGATATGACGCTAACACGGGTCGTTTCAGGCCAAAGAAGTGGACGAgccacaggaaaagaaaaaaaagagtcttgatgatgatgatgacaaaaATGAAGACGAAGGCCCTAATGAAACACCAGAGGAGGTAAGAACCTATCCCGCTCATTCCAAACAAACCGGCCTGCGTCCGTGGCGCACTGGTGTGTACGGACGtgctttcatctctctctttctccagagGATCCTCGGCTGTAAGAAGGTTGGTTCCGTTCTAAGAGAAGGCAGAGACAGGGTTGTGTCCTTGACCACTGATCCCAGAAGTAACATCATAGTCTGTCACGTATGTAAAAGCTGAGATTATACTGCAAAATACCGCTCAATGTCTTCAGAATTTCATCCACTGAGTCAGTTTTGCTCTGCAGGGTCTCGATGCCACACTGGAGATCTTCTCAGTTATTCCAGAAGAGGAAGTTCAGAAGAAAATGGAACAGAGGTTGAACAAAGCCAGGAAGAAGGCCAGGTGCACGAGGCGTGGTGTGGCGCAGAAACCGAGCAGCGTGAAACCGGGCGTGTCCAGATACTAagcgttttgtgtgtgtgtatgtgtatgtgtgtgtgtgtgtgtgtgtgtgtgtgtgtgtgtgtgtgtgtgtgtgtgtgtgtgtgtgtgtgtgtgcgcgtgcgcactcCAGAGCTGAAGGGGGCACCGGAGAGGTGAAGAGAAAACTGAGTGATGAGATCCAAAGGTTGACCAGCATTAAAGCCTCATTCAAGATCAGGTCAGTGCATCCTGTCCTGTAAGGGCACATCCTGTCTTTCTCATGCCTACGATGGGCCGGTGTTTAcgctgctgggtgtgtgtgtgtgtgtgtttttcaggtcGCTGGACTGCCTGCTGTCTCCTCAAGGGGAGATGAAGATGGTTCTTTTGTTGCAGAACAACACTGTGGAGACGTACACGCTGAAGACGAAGGAGGACAACCCCGTCCCCAACAAGACGTCTCATCTCACGCTGGGCGGCCACCGCACGGACGTGCGAACCCTGGCCTTCAGCTCGGACAACATCGCACTCCTCTCGGCCTCGGCGGAAACCGCCAAAGTGTGGAACAGGTGCAGCACACGCctctctgttgttgttgttgttgttgttgttgttgtttgtttttgcaataaagaaagacaaaaaggtaGCATGTGGTCATGTGTGAACTCTCTTCTGTGGCAGGGCTACGCTGCAGGTGGTTCGCACCATGGAGTGCGAGTAcgccctctgctctctgtttgtCCCCGGAGACAGACAGATCATCATAGGGACCAAGGTAGGACGCCGCACCCGGCGCTCGATGGAGGCGGGACCCCGTCGATCGCCTGTAACAGTCTGCCTGTCTCCTCACAGAGCGGAAAGCTTCAGATCTTTGACCTGGCGTCCGGCAGCCTGCTGGAGACCATCGACGCCCACCAGGGCGCCACCTGGGCCGTCTGCCTATCGCCTGATCAGGTATCGCGCGAGGGGGTGGGTGCTCGCGTTGGTCTCGCGAACATGGCGCACGTCTGGCCTGTAGTTGCTGCTTTGTGGGATTACACACGCAGCGTACTCTCAAAGATTAGATCAGTTCTGATTCCTAATTGCACAGATTACAGTGAAACTGAGCGGTAGTCCTGACAGTGCGCGAACATCGCAAATTTGTGTAAAAAgaatttctttttgtgtgtgtttattcagagGGGCATTGTAACTGGAGGAGCTGACAAGACTGTGAAATTCTGGGACTTTGAGCTCATAAAGGACAAGAAATTGGGTCCAAACAAGTATGACCTGCCCATTCACACACTGTGTCCTTCTCCAGTGTCCTGCCCGTGattgtcaggtgtgtgtgtgtgtgtgtgtcaatgcaGGCGGCTGACCGCGAAACACACTCGCACGCTGCAGCTGGACGAGGACGTGTTATGCGTGCGCTACAGCCCTGACCAGCGTCTTCtggctgtgtctctgctggactgCACTGTGAAGATATTCTACACGGACACGCTGAAGGTACACCT
Coding sequences:
- the wdr3 gene encoding WD repeat-containing protein 3 isoform X1 gives rise to the protein MGLTRQYLRYAAGPVFGVIASPKANVAFVTLRGGERARYAAVGACEQVFVWDLRTAEKVLVLEGKKHAVTCLRPSPDGVHLAVGYEDGSIRVFSLRSGDSHVSFNGHKSAVSVIRYDDLGARLVSGSRDTDVIVWDVINECGLYRLRGHKDDVTQALFLNKKNLLVTSSKDSFVKWWDLDTQHCFKTMVGHRSEVWGMVLLNQENRLLTGSADSELRAWDISYLEEAKEVDEPQEKKKKSLDDDDDKNEDEGPNETPEERILGCKKVGSVLREGRDRVVSLTTDPRSNIIVCHGLDATLEIFSVIPEEEVQKKMEQRLNKARKKARAEGGTGEVKRKLSDEIQRLTSIKASFKIRSLDCLLSPQGEMKMVLLLQNNTVETYTLKTKEDNPVPNKTSHLTLGGHRTDVRTLAFSSDNIALLSASAETAKVWNRATLQVVRTMECEYALCSLFVPGDRQIIIGTKSGKLQIFDLASGSLLETIDAHQGATWAVCLSPDQRGIVTGGADKTVKFWDFELIKDKKLGPNKRLTAKHTRTLQLDEDVLCVRYSPDQRLLAVSLLDCTVKIFYTDTLKFFLSLYGHKFPVLCLDISHDSTLIATGSADRNVKVWGLDFGDCHRSMFAHDDSVMFLQFVPKTHLFFTAGKDRKIKQWDADKFEHIQTLEGHHGEVWCVAVSPNGDYVASSAHDKSLRLWQRSREPIILDEEKEMEREAEFEETLANGDEPVVPGEARGEAELAGRKTVETVKAAERIMEALELYREESRKLQEHKAACEEAGKELPSPKMSPILVACGSISPSRYVLDVIRKVRSSELEVSLLVLPFSYVPDLLTLFSTHLQQGLEVELVCRCLFYLLRIHFGRITSNQMLLSVIDDLRTHTITKVREIRDLLGFNSAGLQFLQRETESRENMMFFTAAADTFKEKKKKKKRKRERAVLTVT
- the wdr3 gene encoding WD repeat-containing protein 3 isoform X2, whose translation is MVGHRSEVWGMVLLNQENRLLTGSADSELRAWDISYLEEAKEVDEPQEKKKKSLDDDDDKNEDEGPNETPEERILGCKKVGSVLREGRDRVVSLTTDPRSNIIVCHGLDATLEIFSVIPEEEVQKKMEQRLNKARKKARAEGGTGEVKRKLSDEIQRLTSIKASFKIRSLDCLLSPQGEMKMVLLLQNNTVETYTLKTKEDNPVPNKTSHLTLGGHRTDVRTLAFSSDNIALLSASAETAKVWNRATLQVVRTMECEYALCSLFVPGDRQIIIGTKSGKLQIFDLASGSLLETIDAHQGATWAVCLSPDQRGIVTGGADKTVKFWDFELIKDKKLGPNKRLTAKHTRTLQLDEDVLCVRYSPDQRLLAVSLLDCTVKIFYTDTLKFFLSLYGHKFPVLCLDISHDSTLIATGSADRNVKVWGLDFGDCHRSMFAHDDSVMFLQFVPKTHLFFTAGKDRKIKQWDADKFEHIQTLEGHHGEVWCVAVSPNGDYVASSAHDKSLRLWQRSREPIILDEEKEMEREAEFEETLANGDEPVVPGEARGEAELAGRKTVETVKAAERIMEALELYREESRKLQEHKAACEEAGKELPSPKMSPILVACGSISPSRYVLDVIRKVRSSELEVSLLVLPFSYVPDLLTLFSTHLQQGLEVELVCRCLFYLLRIHFGRITSNQMLLSVIDDLRTHTITKVREIRDLLGFNSAGLQFLQRETESRENMMFFTAAADTFKEKKKKKKRKRERAVLTVT